In the genome of bacterium SCSIO 12827, the window GCAACGACGTCGTCAACGGCGGCGACGGACGGGATTTCGTCGATGGCGACCGTGGCGACGATATCGTGTCAGGCGGTGCCGGCAGTGACCACGTGAAGGGTGGCAAGGGCGACGACACCGCCGTCTACGTGATGGGCGACAACGCCGGAAGCCGCGACACCTACGAAGGCGGCAAGGGCGTGGACACCCTGCGCCTGGACCTGACCCAGGCCGAATGGTTGCGCGCCGATGTGCAGCAGGATATCCGGGATTATCTGGAATTCATCGACGACCACACGGGCCGCCGGGGCGAAGCCGACGGCAAGTGGTTCACGTTCTCGGCCTTCGGTCTGAAGGCCAAGCAATTCGAAAATCTGAAGGTCGTTGTCGACGGGGTTGAAATTGATCCCAAGGACCAAGGCGTGATCGCCAACGACGATGCCTTCGTGACGGCGGGCGAGGATATTGCGGTGTCCGGCTCGGTCCTGGACAACGACCTGGTGCCCGATCTGGTGGCATCGGTCACGCTGATCAGCGGTCCGGCCCAGGGCAGCCTGACCTTCAACGCCGATGGCACTTTCACCTATGATCCGGGCAATGCCTTCAACCATCTGGGTGATGGCGAAACGGCCGTCGAAACATTTACCTACCGCGTTACCGACGCGGATGGTGACGCCGACGAAGGCCTGGTCACCATCACCATCACCGGCACCAACGACGGCCCCGTGGCCGCCGCCGACGTAATCGCGGGTGGTGTCGAGGATACGGCCCTGGTGATTTCCGCAGGCGATCTTTTAGCCAACGACACGGATGCGGATGCCAATGATGTGTTGAGCATCGGCGCCGTCGGCACGCCCCAAGGCGGCACGGTCGCGCTGAACGCCAACGGCGATGTGGTGTTCACGCCCGCCCCGAACTATTCCGGACCGGCCAGCTTTTCCTATACCGTGGTTGACGGCGCAGGTGCACAGTCCACTGCCACCGTTACCTTCGAGATCGAGGCCACCGCCGACCAGCCCGTTCTGACGGTTCAGGACGTGACCGGCCAGGCGGGCCAGCCCGTGGCGCTCGACATTGCCGCGGCCCTGACCGACACGGATGGCTCGGAAGTTCTCAGCCTGACCTTGTCCGGTCTGCCGGCAGGCAGCCTGCTTTCCGCCGGCACAGCCAACGCCAACGGCACCTTTACCCTGGCGCCCGGCGATCTGGTCGGCCTGACGCTGACCCCGCCCTCGGGCGTGTCCGGCAACGTCGCGGTTCAGGTCACGGCGACCGCCACGGAACAATCCAATGGCGCCAGTGCGGCCGTCTCCACGGCCTTCATCCTGACCCTGCCGATGGCCAATCAGGCGCCCGACGACATCGCGCTCGACAACAGCCATGTGCTGGAAAACGAAAAGGGCTGGGTTGTCGGTTCCCTGACCGTCAGCGATCCCGACGCGGGCGACAGCCATGTCCTGGCGGTCAGCGACGCGCGGTTTGAGATCGTCGCGGGGCAGTTGAAGCTGAAAGACGGCATCGCACTTGATTTCGAGGCGACCCCTTCGGTGTCCGTCGACGTCACAGCGATGGACGCGGGCGGGCTCAGCCGTACGGAAACCTTTGTCATCACGGTCGATGACGTGCCCGACACGGCGACCCAGGGAAGCGATCTGCTGATCGGTTCGTCCGGCGACGACGTCATCAACGGCCTTGGCGGCGACGATACGATTTATGGGCTCGGCGGCAATGACCAGCTGATCGGCGGCGCCGGCGACGACTCTCTTTACGGCGGTGCCGGCAATGACGAATTGATCGGCGGCACGGGGGACAACGTCCTCGACGGTGGCGACGGCGACGACATCCTGCGCGGCGGCAACGGCAACAACACGGTGCTGGCCGGTGCGGGTAACGACGAAGTCTTCCTGGGCGACGGCGACAACTACGTCGACGGCGGTGACGGCGACGACACCGTCGAAGCCGGGGAATTCGGCAACGGCGATAACGAACTGATCGGCGGCGCCGGGGACGACGACCTTTCCGCGGGCGACGGCGACAACCGCGTGTTCGCAGGCATCGGCAACGACATCGTCGACTTGGGCGACGGCGACAATTACGTCGAAGGCGGCGACGGCGACGACGAAATTCTGGTCGGCGATGGCGACAACGTGATCCATGGCGGCGCCGGGGACGACCTGATCGACGGGCTGAACGGCGACAACACGATCTATGGTGATGACGGCGACGATCTTGTCATTGTCGATGACGGCGACAACCGCATCTTCGGTGGGGCCGGCAATGACGATCTGGATGCCGGCGACGGCGACAATTACATCGAAGGCGGTGACGGCGACGACATCATCATCGTCGGCGACGGCGATAACGAAATCTACGGCGGCGCCGGGGATGACGATATCGAAACCGGGTACGGCGAAAACTATATCGACGCCGGTGACGGCGACGATTTCGTAACCCTGGACGACGGCGGCGCCATCGTGTTCGGCGGTGCCGGCGACGACGATATCTGGGCCTATGGCGGCGACAACGTGATCGACGCCGGAGACGGCGACGACATCGTGGAAACAGGCGACGGCGACGACACCATCACCGGCGGCCTGGGCCAGGACATTCTGATCGGCGGCGAAGGCCGGGACGTGTTCATCTACCGCTCGGCCGATGAATCCGGCGCCGGGGCGGCCCTGCGCGACGTGATCGAGGACTTTGACGCCGGTACCGCCGGGGATTCCGTCGATATTCTCGATTTCTCAAGCTTCGTGACCGGAGTGTTCGCCTTCCTGGGTGACGAGACCAATGCCTTCGACGGCGGCGGCAACACCCAGGCGCGGTTCAACGACCAGACCAAGATTCTGGAAATTGATGCCGACGGTGACGCCCAGGTCGACATGGAAATCGAACTGACGGACACCGACGGTGCGGCCCTGGACGACAGCGACTTCAACGTCACCTGATCTGCAGTTTTCCTTGTATTAGGATTTCTTGGGCGCTTGTTAAGCAAATCTCGCTTGCGACACAGGTGCGGTTGGGGCCCAATTGCGGCCTGGGACTGGCCGGAACAGGCCCGTCCGCGTAGAATTCCGGAAAACCGGAACATCCGCACGATCCTAGGGAGGAATCCATGCCGAAACTGTTGTCGGAACAACAGGTTAATCAGTTTCAAGAGGGCGGCTACGTCGCCCCCGTCCCCATCATGTCGGCAGACGAGGCGTTGTCCTATCGCCGTCGCTTCGAAGCCTATGAAGAGGCTCAGGGCGGCTGGTACGAACTGTCCAAGGGGCAAAAGCTATACCTGCTGCAGACCTGGGCGGCGGAACTGGTATCCCATCCGAAAATTCTCGATGCCGTCGAAGACGTGCTCGGCCCCGATATCCTGGCCTGGGGTTGCTCGCTGTTCGTGAAGGACGCGCACGATCCTGGCTTCGTGTCCTGGCATCAGGACGCGACCTATTGGGGGCTGTCCAAGCCCGACGTGCTGACTGCCTGGGTTGCCCTGTCCCCGGCGACGGTCGAAGCCGGTTGCATGAAGGTCGTGCCCGGCAGCCACAAATGGAGTCAGGTCGCCCACCGCGATACCCTGGACAAGCACAACCTTCTGACCCGGGGGCAGGAACTGGCGGTCGAGGTCAACGAGGACGAAGCGGCCTACATGCCGCTCAACCCCGGCGAGGTGTCGCTGCATCATGTGTTGATCGCCCATGCCTCAACCCCCAACACCACGGACGACCGGCGCATCGGCTTTGCCATCCGCTACATTCGTCCCGACGTGTCACAGGTCAATGCCGACAAGGATTGCGCCTGGTTGGTGCGTGGGCAGGACAATCACGGCAACTTCATCCATGAAACCCCGCCCGACGCGGACATGGACGAAGCGGCGTTGGCCGAATACGCGCGCATCATGAAGCTGCGCCAGAGCATCCTGTACAAGGGTGTTCAAGGCAAACCGGCCCATACGGACCTGACTGCCGCAGGGTAATCGCTGGTTTAGCGTTTCATTTTGCCGACACGGTCTTTGCCTGTGCAGATCGGGGGTGTAGCATGCGTCACCTACAGTCCCCGCCTGCATCCCAACGGAAACATCCATGACCGAATCCACCACTCGACCCGCCGGCCCTTTGGCGGGAATTCGCATCCTCGACATGACCCGCATCCTGGCGGGCCCGACCTGCGCCCAGCTGCTGGGCGATCTGGGCGCTGACGTGATCAAGATCGAACGCCCCGGCGTCGGTGACGACACGCGCAGTTGGGGGCCGCCGTTCCTGACGGCCGAAGACGGCGGCGATTTGGATGAAAGCGCCTATTACCTGGCGGTCAATCGCAACAAGCGTTCGGTCACGGTCGATTTCTCGCGGCCCGAGGGCGTGGCCCTGATCAAGCGGCTTCTGAAACATTGCGACGTGATGGCCCATAACCTGAAGGTCGGCGGGCTGGAGAAATTCGGCCTCGGCTATGCGGACCTGAAGGATGAGTTTCCGGGCTTGGTCTACTGCCATATCTCCGGCTTCGGCGAGACGGGACCCTATGCCAAGCGGCCGGGCTATGACGCTCTGGCCCAGGCCATGGGCGGGATCATGTCCCTGACCGGCAGCCCGGATGGGGAGCCCGTGCGCGTTGGCGTTGGCATTTCCGACATCATGTGCGGCATGTATGCCTCGACCGCGATCCTGGCCGCGCTGCGCCACCGCGACAAGACAGGCCAGGGCCAGAACATCGACCTTGGCTTGCTTGATACCACGGTCGCCTGGGCATCGAACGAGGCGTTGAACTATTTCACCTCGGGCCAGTTGCCCAAGCGGCGGGGCAACCAGCACGCCAACATTGTGCCCTATCAGGTGTTCCCGACCAAGGACGGCTATTTCTATCTGGCCGCCGGCAATGACGGCCAATATTCCCGGTTCTGTGAATTCGCAGGCGTACCCGAACTGGCGACCGATCCGCGCTACGATACCAATCCGAAGCGCTTGGTTAACCGGGACGAACTGGTCGCCAAGCTGGAACAGGTCACCCCGAACAAGACCACCCAGGAATGGATCGAGGGCCTGGAACAGCGCAACGTGCCCGCCGCCCCGGTCTACAATCTGGAACAGACCTTCAGCGATCCGCAGATCAAGCATCGCGAGATGAAGATCGAGATGGAGCAGCCCTTGGCGAAAGACGGCAAGGTTGCCCTTTTGGGCAACCCCATCAAGTTGTCGGAAACACCCGTCAGCTACCGCCGCCCACCGCCGACCTTGGGCCAGCATACGGACGAAGTTCTGGCCGAGCTTCTGGACCTGAGCGACGAAGACCGCGCCAAGCTGCGCGGCGACGGGCTGATTTAACAAAGGGGGGATTTCACCATGTTCGACCTGACCGACGCCCAGAAAGACCTGCGTGACAAGGCCCGCCGACTGGCCGAAGGGCCCATCGCCGAGCGCGCCGCCGAGGTCGATCGTACCGAGGAATACCCCTGGGACAACGTGGCGTTGCTGAAGGACGCCGGGTTCATGGGCATGACCATCCCCGAAGCCTACGGCGGGCAGGGCCGGTCGTTCCTGGATGCCGTGCTGGTGGTCGAGGAAATGGCCAAGCACTGCGGTGTCACCGGACGCATCGTGGTCGAAGCCAACATGGGGGCGATTTCCTCTGTCATGCGCTATGGCTCCGAGGAACAGAAAAAACTTTGCGCTGAACATGTGCTGGCCGGTGACAAACCCGCCATCTGCATCACCGAACCCAACGCCGGCAGCGCCGCCACCGATATGACGACCCGCGCCGACAAGGTCGGGGACAAATACATCATCAACGGCACCAAGCACTGGATCACCGGCGGCGGCGTGTCCAAGGTTCACCTGATCTTCGCCCGCGTGTTCGAAAACGGCGAGGAACAGGGCATCGGCGGTTTCCTGGCCATCCGCAACGAACATCCGGGACTGGTCATCGGCACCCGCGAACCGGCCATGGGCCTGCGCGGCATCCCGGAATGCCAGGTTCACTTCAAGGACCTGGAAGTCCATGAATCCATGGCCTTGATCCCGCCCCAGGGCATCCGCCGGGGCTTCGCCGGCCTGATGACGGCCTATAACTCGCAGCGTGTGGGGGCCGGCACGGTGGCGCTGGGCATCGCCCAGGGCGCCTATGAAAAGGCTTTGGCTTACGCTCAGGAACGCGAACAGTTCGGCCGCCCCATCGCCGAATTCCAGGGCCTGCAATGGATGCTGGTCGACATGTCGACCCAGATCACGGCGGCGCAGACGCTGATCTATCGTGCCGCGGCCAGCGCGGAGACGGACCAGTCCGGCTTCCCCGACATGACGCTGGCCGCCCAGGCCAAGATCTTCACCTCGGAAATGGCCATCAAGGTGACGTCCGAGGCGCTCCAGGTGTTCGGCGCCATGGGCTATTCCCGCAACCTGCCCATGGAACGCATGTACCGTGACGCCCGCATGTTCACCATCGGCGGCGGCACAGCCCAGGTTCTGCGCAACATGGTGGCGACCCAGATTTTGGGCCGCAAACTGCCGCAGACCCGCGACGGCTATCAGAAGCTGGCGGAAAAATAGGGCCGCCACCTTCCGGTAAACTTCCCGCGAGGGCCCTCGTCAGAGGCTTCCGGCGTCCTATATGATCGGGGACGCTCTCAATAAGTGGAAACGTAAGATGACCGGCAAGATCGAAAAGTCCGACGCCGAATGGCGTCAGCAACTGACCGACGAACAGTACAAGGTGACCCGCCTGAAGGGGACGGAACGCGCCTTTACCGGCAAGTACCATGACGAGAAGGCGCCCGGCACTTATGTCTGCATCTGCTGTGGCGAGCCCCTGTTTTCCTCCGACACCAAGTTCGACAGCGGCACCGGCTGGCCCAGCTATTACCAGCCGGTGAGCAAGGACGCCGTGGTCGAGCACGAGGACGTCAGCTTCTTCATGCGCCGGGTCGAGGTCGTCTGCGCGAAATGCGACGCCCATCTGGGCCATGTGTTTCCGGACGGGCCGGAGCCCACGGGCCAGCGCTATTGCATCAACTCGGCGTCCCTGGCCCTGAAGCCCAAGGAATGGCCCCCGCGTCCCCCTGGTTTCGAGGGGCTGCCGCGCGTGGATCGCATGGCGAGAATCGATGACGGCTTATAGCCAAAAGCCGACTTTTGGAGTACCTGTTCGGGCGTAATGTCGTGTGCGGAATGCCGCCGGCCCGGGCCCGGCCCTCCGCTGATTGATACGCCCCTTGAAAGTCGTGCAGGTTCCGCCGTGATCCGCAACGCCACCTTGGAAGATGTTCCGGTCCTCGCGGATCTGGAACGGCAATGCTTCGACACCGACCGGCTGTCGCCGCGCAACTTCCGCTATCTGCTGATGCATGGTAACGCGTCCCTCATCGTCGACGAGGACGCGGGCGCCATCACCGGCTACAGTCTGGTTCTGTTCCACCGCAACACATCGATGGCGCGCCTCTATTCCTTCGCGGTTCTGCCCGACCGCCGGCGCGGCGGCATCGCACGGGCATTGCTTGTGGAATCGGAAAAGATCGCCGTGGAAAACGCCTTCGTCACCATGCGGCTGGAGGTGCGCAAGGACAACGCCCGTGCCCATGCCTTTTACGAAAAGGCCGGCTACCGCGCCTTTTCAACCTACCCCGACTATTACGAAGACCATGTCGACGCAGTGCGCATGGAAAAGGCCCTGGCCCCGCATCTGTCGGCCGAGGACGCGCCCGTCCCCTATTACGCCCAGACCCTGGAATTCACCTGCGGCCCGGCCTGCCTGATGATGGCCATGAAGGCCCAGGAACCGGACCTGGAACTGGACCGTTCGTTCGAACTGCGCCTGTGGCGCGAGGCAACGACCATCTTCATGACCTCCGGCCACGGCGGCTGCGGGCCCTTCGGCCTGGCGCTGTCGGCCTGGAAACGGGGCTTCGCCGTCAGCCTGTTCGTCAGCAAGGAACAGGCCCTGTTCGCCGACGGCGTGCGCAACGAGGAAAAGAAGGAAGTCATCCGCCTGGTGCAGGCCGATTTCCTGGAAGAGATCGGCAAAACCGATATTCAGCTCACTTACGCGCCGCCGCAGTTGTCGGACTTGCGCGAGAAGTTCAACGCCGGGTACTTCCCGATCGTTCTGGTCAGCGCCTACCGCCTGACGGGCTACAAGGCACCCCATTGGATGGCCATCACAGGCTTTGACGATCGCTTCGTTTATGTCCACGAACCTTACGTCGATACGGACGAGGGCGAGAGCGAAACGGTCTGTTTCGGGATTCCCATCCGTCTTGGCGAGTTCGACCGCATGATGCGCTACGGCGGGTCAAAGCAATATGCGGTGGTTGTCATCGGCCCGAAAAAGAGGAGTGCCTGATGGCCCGCAGCGTAATTGTCGTCGACCGGCTGTCCGATTGGCGCTGGAATCAGGAAGGCCTGAACATCCAGACGGTCGATGCCTTCATCGCGGAAAAGCGTACGCCGAACAAACGGCCCCTGCGCGTGATCAACCTGTGCCGCCGGTACAAGTATCTGTCGGCCGGATATTATTGTTCATTGCTGTCGGAATCCCGCGGCGACCTGCCCATGCCGACGGTGGTCGACATCATCGATTTGGACAAGCGGGGATCCTACGCCTACGCGGTCCCCGATCTGGAACGCATCCTGCACGCGACGATGAAGCGGCTGGCCAGCCCGCCCACGACCGGGTTCGCACTGCATGTGTTTTTCGGACGACCCGACGATGCGCGGTTCCGCCGGCTCGCCGCCGAAGTCTTCGATGCTTTCCGTTATCCGGTCCTGGAAATCCAGATCGTGCGTGACAAGCGCTGGCGGATTCAGGCGATCCATCCGCTCGGCATTAACAAGATCAACGCCGACTTGGAGGCCGTCTTCGAAGATGCGCTGCGCACCTATGTCCGCGTGCCCGCGTCGCAGCGCAAAAGCCGCCCGTCGGCGCTTTACGAACTCGCCGTTCTGGTCGATCCCAACGAGCGGCTGGCCCCGTCTGACGAGGTGGCGCTGAAGCGTCTGGCCAAGGCCGGGGCGGACCAGCGGGTCGAGGTCGAATTCATCACCGCCAAGGACATCCAGCGCATCCCCGAATTCGACGCCCTGTTCATTCGCGAGACGACGGCTCTGAACCACCATACCTTCCGCTTTTCCCGCAAGGCCGAGGTCGAAGGCATTCCGGTGATCGACGATCCGCGCTCGATCCTGCGTTGCACCAACAAGGTCTATTTGTCGGAAGCATTGAAGGCGGCCAACGTGCCGACGCCGCGCACGGAATTGCTCAACCGTTCGACCTTCAACGACAAGCGGCTGGCCGAAATCGAAGCTATGATGGGCTATCCGGTGGTCTTGAAAATTCCCGACGGCGCTTTTTCCCGCGGAGTCGAAAAGGCCGAAAACCGGGAGGATTTCCTGCGCCATGCGGAAGGCCTGTTTGAACGCTCCCGCGTGATCCTGGCCCAGGAATACATGTACACACCCTATGATTGGCGGATCGGCCTGATCGGCGGAGAGCCCCTGTTCGCCTGTCAGTACTTCATGTCGCGCTCGCACTGGCAGATTTACCGCCATGTCGACAGCCAAAAATCCGTCTCCGGCGCGTGGGAAACCATGCCGATCGACGCAGCCCCCCCCGTGGTGGTCGAAACGGCGCGCCGCGCCGCCGCCCTGATCGGCGACGGGCTCTACGGCGTGGACCTGAAGGAAACGGAAGCCGGCGTGTTCGTGATCGAAGTCAACGACAATCCCAACATCGACGGCGGGGTCGAGGACAAGATCCTGAAGGGGGCCCTTTACGAGCGCGTGATCCAGGAATTCACCCGCCGCATCGACAAAGCCAGAAGCGGTTGATGAAATGGCCGACGGGGGCGGTGGATCACGCCGCCGGCGGCATCGACCCGGACCAGCACTGGTCGTTGAAGGGTTCCATATGGGCCGCCTTGTAGGCGGGGCGTGCCTTGATCGCCGCCCACCATTTGGCGGCATGAGGGCGCTTTTCCGCTGAGACCTCGATCGGCGCCAATTCCTCCGTGCGGATCACGTAGGGGGCGGCGGCGATATCGGCCAGGGAATAGGCATCGCCGGTGACGAAGCCGGTCTTGGCGATGCGCGCCTCGATGCGGTCCATCATGTCGCGCAGGATGTCCAGCGCCGCCTCCAGCTCTTCCGCCGTATAGGGATCGCGGGCCATGCGATACCACACGTGCTTGCGGTTGGCGGTCGGGATGGCGGCAAGGCGGCGTTCCAGCTCTTCGTCCGACCATTCGCGGGCCATGGGGTGGAAGTGGTGCATCCAGTTGTGTTTTTGGATCGCCGGCAGGCAGGTGTCGTCGATGTATTTCCCCCACAGCCGCATGTCGTGCAGCAGCATCGGGTCCGTCGGCCGCAACGGTGGCGTGGGATAGGTCTCGTCCAGATATTCGTTGATGAAGTTGCTTTCGACCAACGGATGACCGTCGACCATCAGCGCCGGCACGATGCCCGACGGATTGAGTTTCTTGTACCAGTCTGAATGGTGTTCAAATTTGTTCAGGTCGACGACTGTGGCGTCGAAGGTCAGGCCTTTTTCGTAAAGGCACATGCGCACCTTGCGCGACGCGGAAGAAGCCCAGGCATGATAAAGCACGAGGCTGGGCCCCGGCGAGGTCGTGGTGGTCATGGTGTTCTGCTGGTCCTTGTGGTTGGAAAGAAGGTCGGTTGGTCAGGCGGTCATGCCGGTGATGTAGTCGCGCATGGCTGCGGCGTCGGATTCGATTTCGTCCATGCGTTCCTTGACCACGTCGCCGATGGAAATCAGGCCGGTCATCTTGCCGTTTTCGGCCACGGGCAGGTGGCGGATGCGGCGCTGGGTCATCATGCTCATCAGCACGTTGATGCGGTCTTCCGGCTTGCAGGTGATGACGTTGGCGGTCATGGCCTCGGTCACCGGGCGGGTGAGGGCGCCGGGGCCTTCCGTGCCGATGACGCGCACGATGTCGCGTTCCGACAGGATGCCGTTGATGGTGCTGCCGTCGTCGGACACGACGATGGCGCCGATCCGGGCTTCGGCCAAGGTGCGCGCGGCCTCGCCGATGGTCGCCCCGGTGGGGATGGTGGTGACGGCGCTGCCCTTGCGTTCAAGGATATGTTTCACGTTCATGGATGCGTCTCCCGTCTGGTCGCCTGGCCTTCGGCCGTGGGCGGGTTTCATCCAGTATATCGCAAATTAGAAGGTTCAGATACGCGGGCGGTCGTGCAGGGGCCTCAGGTGAAATCGCGCTGGGTGATTGGGACATAGGCGGGCAATTCGCGGAATCGGCCGATCCAGGCCGTGACGTGGGGATAAGCGTCCAGGTCATAGCCACCCTCGGGTGCCACATGGGTATAACCGTAGAGCGCGATGTCGGCGATGGTCGGTTCATCCCCGACCAGCCAGGGCCCGGCCGCCAGGCCCTGTTCCAGGACACCCAATGCCGCATGGCCCTGGTCTAGTTTGGCCGGCAATTGCGCCTGCTGGATTTCGGTCAGCGGCGTGTCCTGTTCGGTCAACCAGTACCGGCGCACGGCGATGGTGGGTTCCAGTGTGTATTGTTCGAAGAACATCCACTGCAGGACCTTGGCGCGGGCCCAGGCATCATCGGGCAGGAACGGCGTGCCTTGGGCCAGAAAATTCAAGATCGCCCCTGATTCAGAAAGACAGCGGCCGTCTTCCAATTCCAGCACCGGAATGCGGCCGTTCGGATTGAGATTGGCCAGGAAATCGGGTGTGCGGGTTTCCCCCTTGGTGACGTCGTATTCGACCAGGGTGAAGGGGCGGCCGAGAAAGCGCAGCATCAGCCGACATTTGTAGCCATTGCCCGAAGGCAGAAAATCGTGGAGCGTGATCATGGTGAAAGCCTATCCGGGGCACCTGACCCGCGCAATTGAAGAAGTGTCATGCGTCGTTTGATCTTTCTCACATGTCTTGTTGCCGCCGTGACGACGGGCGATGTGCCGCGACCGGCCCGTGCGGGGGACCTGCCGGCGACGGCGACGACCCTCGACCTGCTGCGGGCCGCCGCCGCGGGCGATCAGGTGTTACTGGCTCAACTGTTGCTGGCGGGGGCCGATCCCAACGTGGTCGGCACGGACTGGCGGGGGGGCCTTCATCATGCGGTGCTGTTGGGGCGGCTTGATATGGCGACTGTGCTTGTCCGCGCGGGGGCGCGGGTCGACTGGCAGGACGCGGACAAGGTTACGCCCTTGATTCTGGCCGCCCATGGCAATTATCCCGAGATTGCCGAATATCTGATCCTGGCAGGTGCGGACCCCCTGATTGCGGACCGCTGGGGACGCAGGGCTCTGGACTACGCGTTGATGAGGGGTAAGAATGATCCCATCGCCCGGATGTTGCGCCGGGCGGAGATCAACCGGCCCACCCATAAAAACAAATAACGGGCCGTATCGGTTCAAGCATGGGAGGCCTCTAAATGAGCCGCGACTATCCTTTCCAAGTGCAATCGCTGACCGGGGCCATGGGCGCCCGGATTTCCGGCGTCAATCTGTCCGAAGACCTCGACGCTGAAACCTTTGCCGCCGTCACCGCCGCGCTGCATGAATATTTGGTGCTGGTGTTTCCTGGTCAGGATCTGACGCCTGCGGAACAAAGCCGATTTTCCCAGCGTTTCGGGCCGGCGGAACCGCATCCTTACGGGTCCCGGGCCGGCGTGAATAACGAGCATCCCGAGGTCATCGTGCTGGAAACCAAGCCGGGCCGCCGGGGCGCGCGCAACGATTTCTGGCATTCCGACATCTCGGCCTCCGAACAGCCGCCGGCGCTATCGCTGTTGCACGCGCGTATCGTGCCCGAAGGCCGGGGCGACACCATGTTCTGCAACATGTACCGGGCGCTGGAGACCCTGTCGCCGGCCATGCAGGAGATGTTGCGCGGGCTCGACGCCATGCATTCTCCGGACGCCATCCGGCGGCGTAATCTGGCCGAACCGGACACGGATTCACCGCAGATTCCGGCGAACCTAGCTTCGTACCGCCACCCG includes:
- a CDS encoding RimK family protein; the encoded protein is MARSVIVVDRLSDWRWNQEGLNIQTVDAFIAEKRTPNKRPLRVINLCRRYKYLSAGYYCSLLSESRGDLPMPTVVDIIDLDKRGSYAYAVPDLERILHATMKRLASPPTTGFALHVFFGRPDDARFRRLAAEVFDAFRYPVLEIQIVRDKRWRIQAIHPLGINKINADLEAVFEDALRTYVRVPASQRKSRPSALYELAVLVDPNERLAPSDEVALKRLAKAGADQRVEVEFITAKDIQRIPEFDALFIRETTALNHHTFRFSRKAEVEGIPVIDDPRSILRCTNKVYLSEALKAANVPTPRTELLNRSTFNDKRLAEIEAMMGYPVVLKIPDGAFSRGVEKAENREDFLRHAEGLFERSRVILAQEYMYTPYDWRIGLIGGEPLFACQYFMSRSHWQIYRHVDSQKSVSGAWETMPIDAAPPVVVETARRAAALIGDGLYGVDLKETEAGVFVIEVNDNPNIDGGVEDKILKGALYERVIQEFTRRIDKARSG
- a CDS encoding glutathione S-transferase family protein translates to MTTTTSPGPSLVLYHAWASSASRKVRMCLYEKGLTFDATVVDLNKFEHHSDWYKKLNPSGIVPALMVDGHPLVESNFINEYLDETYPTPPLRPTDPMLLHDMRLWGKYIDDTCLPAIQKHNWMHHFHPMAREWSDEELERRLAAIPTANRKHVWYRMARDPYTAEELEAALDILRDMMDRIEARIAKTGFVTGDAYSLADIAAAPYVIRTEELAPIEVSAEKRPHAAKWWAAIKARPAYKAAHMEPFNDQCWSGSMPPAA
- a CDS encoding CBS domain-containing protein codes for the protein MNVKHILERKGSAVTTIPTGATIGEAARTLAEARIGAIVVSDDGSTINGILSERDIVRVIGTEGPGALTRPVTEAMTANVITCKPEDRINVLMSMMTQRRIRHLPVAENGKMTGLISIGDVVKERMDEIESDAAAMRDYITGMTA
- a CDS encoding glutathione S-transferase family protein; translation: MITLHDFLPSGNGYKCRLMLRFLGRPFTLVEYDVTKGETRTPDFLANLNPNGRIPVLELEDGRCLSESGAILNFLAQGTPFLPDDAWARAKVLQWMFFEQYTLEPTIAVRRYWLTEQDTPLTEIQQAQLPAKLDQGHAALGVLEQGLAAGPWLVGDEPTIADIALYGYTHVAPEGGYDLDAYPHVTAWIGRFRELPAYVPITQRDFT
- a CDS encoding ankyrin repeat domain-containing protein; the encoded protein is MRRLIFLTCLVAAVTTGDVPRPARAGDLPATATTLDLLRAAAAGDQVLLAQLLLAGADPNVVGTDWRGGLHHAVLLGRLDMATVLVRAGARVDWQDADKVTPLILAAHGNYPEIAEYLILAGADPLIADRWGRRALDYALMRGKNDPIARMLRRAEINRPTHKNK
- a CDS encoding TauD/TfdA family dioxygenase; the protein is MSRDYPFQVQSLTGAMGARISGVNLSEDLDAETFAAVTAALHEYLVLVFPGQDLTPAEQSRFSQRFGPAEPHPYGSRAGVNNEHPEVIVLETKPGRRGARNDFWHSDISASEQPPALSLLHARIVPEGRGDTMFCNMYRALETLSPAMQEMLRGLDAMHSPDAIRRRNLAEPDTDSPQIPANLASYRHPVVRTHPGTGRDALYVNTFFTTNFVDMTMEESRPLLDFLMAHATQPENIYRHRWQEGDLVMWDNRATMHYAVRDYDENMPRRMHRTTAGGDRPFLKDRATAA